In Fulvia fulva chromosome 8, complete sequence, the DNA window AGGTCTAGTGTCGATTCGATTGAGGTGAGAAGGTTCGGCATTTGCTGGTCACAAGCCGCTCTTGGGCGTCGACCCAACTACAGCTCGAGCACAAGATCTTCCTCACAGCCAGTAAATGCCCTGGCCTGCAGTCACGTGGAGATTTGGTTGTATTATTCTACTGCCGAAGAGGATTCCTCTGCTGACTCGAGAAGGTTATGTTGCGGTCAAATGTGAGGCGCACATGCTGTTGAAGAAAAGTACAACCGTTATACACAAACATTGAGAAAGATCAACATCCTGTGCCTGGCGGGGTCCTAGGTTTAGGGGAACTGTCGCGATACGAGGCTAAGGTGCTTCCCGAGACCCGGATGCTGGCGACGTGCCGCGTCCGAACGTACACTATGCGTCCACTACGACACCTTCTGGTGCCTCATCGTCGGAAAGCTCCAAGCGAAGATCAGAATGGTCTTCCACTGGCCGATGCCATTCTCCAGTAGCCCGTCAATGCCTGAAGCGATCCCGTTCGAGGACATGACCCCGGTCTTCACGAACTGCCAATTGATATGATCTGCTCTCTGCAGGAAGTATTGCTCGAAAGACGACTCTGTGGGGACGATTCGACGAAGTACCTCATGGGGCAAGGTGTCACAAGACAATGTATCTGTGTACCATCTCCTCCGCTTGCGATGGCGCGGACCCCGGGCCCATTTGTACCCACTGCACAATGGCTTTAACGCCGGCTGGACGTGGACCTCAGGTCATGACCGTATACCTACTCTTTTTGAGCCTGTCGACAATTGCTACAGCATTCCGGGTCTATTGTAGAGCGGTCGTCATCAAGCTCTTTGGATGGGACGACTGGCTTGCAGTACTGGCATGGGTATGTATGGCCTCATGGTAGAACGATGTGGCATGCTGATCACGAACAGGCATTCTTCACATGCTTCGCTGCATGCGCTGTCAAGGGCGTCTACCATGGCACTGGACAACATTCGTTGGACATACAGCCACCCTCAGAGATGGTACTCGGGCTCAAGGTAGGAGAGGGATGAAGCTCAAAGAAAGTGCACACTGGCTGATCAGCAGCAGTGGTGGTGGCTATGTGAACCGCTCTACGTCCTGTCAAACATGGCCATCAAAGCGAGCATAGCATTGATGCTGCTGAGGCTGTTGGTTGATGTCACACAACGCACGATCCTCTTGGTGGTGCTCGCTGTGACCGAGCTGTATAGTGCAGCTTTCTTCTTGCTGTTCATCTTCCAGTGTTCGCCAGTGTCCTTCTTTTGGACACGGTTCGCAGGAGCTGAGGGTTTCTGCCTCAACACTTCAGCTGTCACTGGAGCGGTCTACGCCTACTCCGCTATCATGTGCGTAGCGGACTGGACGTTCTCGATCCTGCCATTCATCATTGTCTGGAACCTGGAACAGCTGCCCAAGCGAGAGAAAGCGATGGTCGGCGTGATCTTGGCTATGAGTGCTATGTAAGCGTATCTCGCTCATCGTCTTCGAGACTGACCCCTGCTAACAAGAATCTCAGTGCATCGATAGCCACGATCGCTCGCATCCCCTACATCCACACGCTAGCCAACCAGGATGACTTCCTCTACGTCACAACTGATGTCGCCATATGGTCCTGCACCGAGACCGGTCTCGCCATTACAGCGTGTTGCTGTGCCACACTGCGTCCTCTGTTCCGACATCTGCTCGATCAGGCGAGGACGAAATTCTCTTCCTCGCGTACGTCTGGTCGTGGTCTCAATCGAAGGACACGATCGTGGCAGCCCTTGCCTGCGCACAGAAGAGGGAGTGCCTCGGTCAGCACAGAAGCTATCCACCTATCACCTGATCTCAAGGGTGGGAAATCGGGCCAACAGTATAACAAATGAGACTATTTTGAAGAATAATATTAAGCGTCAGAGGCTCGCTTTGTACTATGTATTGTTACGACTCCCTCCATTCCTACACGTCCGCATCTCTCTTTCCTTCTCTCCAAGCGATTGACCAAACATCGCTAATGTAAACGTCGTACAGACCAAGAAGAATATAAACAACGCAGTATTGCCCGGCCACGGTCCTGTCCCGAATTGAACCTCCTGCACCATAGCGAAACCAAGGTATGCCGCAAGCGCGCCAAGGAACAAGGTTATAGAGATGCTCAGGAGCTCAAAGGGCGCCTGAAGCACCATATTCGCTGACAGCGAGCTTTCGCGGATGATGACTTCTCCACCGTGGCCTCCATTCTCTACCGTGCGCCTTTGACCGTTCCAGAGCCAGAGACGCAGGCTCTCGGCATCTGTTGGCAGCGCGAGTGCTCGCTGCTGTATTAAGGCAAAGTAGACTGCCATCAGCGACAGCATGAGACTGACTGTAAACAGGCCGCGAACGGTCAGGTTCACTTCGCTTAGACTGTCAAGTGATAACATGGTAGCACAGACTGATGCTAGTAGAGACCCCTGAAAACGTCAGAAGCTATCTGAGTATACCTTGTGTTGCATACAATCACTCACCACCACCGTCGTCGTCGCTCCACTAGCAAGATGCAGTCTCCGGAACGCAAACACGCTCTCGTCATTTCCCTCATTGATCAATCGTTCCATCGCCTCTAGCTCCCCAACATCGAAGAACAGCCATAGCCGCCCGCGATAGGTCGGTCCGTACCGCTGTAATGCCTACTCGCTGGGCTCCGCGCGGAGTACCGCTAGCCCTTCGCTGAGATATCTGAAGACTAGTGGTACTCGACCCAGTACGCGTGCTGGGCTGCCGAGCATACTGAAGATCTCTTGTCCGAACTCAATGTCTGCCATCGTTTGTGAGATGATTGTAGTTGATCAGGCTGGCGTGGCTGGCGTGGGAATGCGGGTGTTCGGCGATACAGGTCCTACCCATGCTGTAGATCATCGCTTATGATTGTGGTACAGATTTGGCGAAGCCGATGTGGGATTGTGCTATGTAATGTGTTACGCGTGCATCACGGCAATGGCGCAAATACGATATTGGGAGGTCAGACGGTTTGATTGATACTTACTTACCTTCTACAGTAGGGACCAGCTCTGTCTTGAAGGACTGAACTCATGGTCGATGTATTGGTACATCACGAAGCTCTCTTCCGCTTACAAGGCACCATTTTCTGTTGGACCGTGATGGTCGTGATCGTGCTTGATGTCGTGGTAGTCGTTGTAGTGGAGACGACCTCGCCATGCGACTCAGCTCCGTGCTTGACGACATGCTCAGCCTGGACACTAGGCTTAGGTACCGTGTCAGCAGATCCATTGACGCTCGACTTGGCTGACGCCGCCATTGGAGTGACCTTCGGCTTGACCGCCTCAGTTTTGACCGCAGCATGATCATCGACAAGATCGGTGAGGTCGACTACGTCCTTCTTCCCAGGGAATATTGGCTCGGTCTTGATCCTGACGTGGTCGTCATCAGTGAGATCGAGGATCATGCGTTTCCTCTTGGGCTTGGGCTCGCCTCGGTCCTTTAGTGCATTCTCACGCTCCATGAGAGCCTCAAGACGGACAGCGTAGTCTCGCTCACGCTCGATCTGAGCATCCTCGCGCTCTCGAAGATTCTTTGCGTCTTCGGCAAGATTGTCAGACCACTCTCTGGCGATGGCAAGGGGGTCTCGCTCGGAGTCCATTTCATCTGGAGTATCGGGGTCGACTGCAGTGTTCGCGGAAGCTGCTGGCGGAAATTGAGTTGCAGTGGACGCCGCTGGGACACCTTCGTTTTTGACCGGCTGCGCGGGCCCAACGGTGCTGAGTTTCGAATTAGCGAAAAGGTCAACGAGTGCATCCAACGCCTCGTTGAACTCTTTCTCAGCCAAGGCTTGTGTCCGAAGCTTATATGCATGCTTCATGGGCAGGGTGATTACCTTGCGAGTCCTGCTCCTTCTGTTAGCTGGACATCTCCCTTGACATCTCTTCGGGGCACTGACCTTGGAGCTTTGATACCATACTGGCGACTGGGAATGCTTCCGTACTTTGCCGCGTCGAATACGCTCGAGTAGCACTGGCTTGACGGGACGGAGTGGATTGGGTGGAGGACCGATGATCTTTGCTTTGATCTTCGGCGACTCTGTCCAGAACCACCAGTCGTACGAGTCCTGGTCTGGGTGAGGTGGAAGAAGCATGATGTAATAGTCAGAGGTTCCTGTAGTCGTCTGTGGTTTGATCGGGTATGCTGAGATAGCTTTTCGATAGTTGACCTGCAACTTTGCTATGTCAGTGAACCGATACCTCCTGCCATGGAATGCAGGGAGACATCTGCATATATGTGATTATGAATGCTTTGTCCATATGTACAATGGCCTTGTTTCGGTCTGTGGCTGGAGACAATAGCCATTCGGCGTAACAAAGAGCCATGCTTCTAACAGGCCACGGCGCTCTCACAGTGTGGCGCTAACAAAGACTCGCGCGCCCAGGTAGTCGGCCACGCAGATTACTTCGACGACGATGAACCCAAGCGCTGCTCGAAAGTCTCAGCACCACTCGTCGGATCACCACTGTCATCCGTGGGCAAGCTCTGCGACGCAAATGCCAGAAACACAGCCTCCCAATGTCCGTCGTTGAACTTGATGAAAAAGCTGCCATCGCTGTAAAGCGCGTTGGAGTACCCCTTCTGGTATCCTTGGTTCATATGGAAATCGTGAATACCCGACTGGCCATCAGAGTCGTGGTAGCTCTGACCATAAAGGTACATGGTGGCCTTCTCCTTGATAGCCTGGTCTAAGATTGGCTCGAGTTTTTCCAGAATGTCATTGTTTGGGCCCTTTTCGTAGGAGTCCAGAACTTGGCCTTTGTCGATGTGCAGAAGTGCTGGTTGCGTGCGCTGGAAGTCGAGAGCCAGGTCGGAGTTATTCGCAGAGCCCAATGTGCGAGGTCCCAGGTCGAGGTTCGCCAGAGATTTGGTAATGGGGTGGGAGGATTGTTGATTGACCCAGTAGACCAGGCGAGTATCCTTATCCGTGGACTTGACGTTGATCTCTGCTTCGCCACCGTTGCTACCATCGGTGAAGTTCAAGGTGATGTGTGGTGACTTTGAATCTTGCTTGGGTGTTTGGGCAGAGTAGGACACGGGGTTTGCGACCCATACGCCGTACGACTTCGACATCTTGGTTTAGTTTAGGCTGGAAGTGAGTGAACAGGAGGGTCAAGTGGTGTGGCTTCGAACACTTGGTATGATTACTCTGCAGAGAAATGCTGCTCAGGTCGATACCAATGCTCTCCATTGTGCAGATCGAACACCCAATGCAGTGACAAGCACAACGTCATCGGTGGACTTTGGAGGTTCATCTTGGTTTCTGCGGTGCTTTGCTGGACGCGTAGCCAAGGTATATCGTACACTGTAGCTTCGGCTGGTCCACGAGGGCCGAGCAATGCATGTGATTGGATCTCTTGGCGATATCTGCCCAGTGTTGGCAGAGCCTCGGAGAAAGTGGTCCCGAAGTGCCGAACTCTGGTTACACGAGCTCCATTGGCTCTTTCTGCGCGGAGCAAGTCAACAATGACAATGTAGCTGCACACCAGTAATGCTCTTGCGTAGCTCTGTGACGAAGGTCATCACCACAGCCGGTCGTCCAGTATGGCGCCTCTCGCCGCCGCCACAGCTTCGTCCACTGTCCACGACGCTCCATAAACCCGCCGCAAAGCCCTCCTTCTCGACACCAGCATACGGTCTTGCTTCCAGCACAGGCACACATTGGGCTGCCGAAACGACTGCAGCCGAGCGACAGGTCACACTCGACGACTTCAAGAGACTGGCAGAGGACAAAACGGCTACTGTGAACGATGCCAAGCTGTGCCTGAAGCAGAGTCGGGCGGAAATCGAAAGATTGCCTATCTCACAACGGAAAGAGGCATGTGCTGAAAAGCAGGTGGGAGGGCGCGTGATGCTCTGGTTGATATCGCAAGATCTCGAGGGAAATCCATATCTGGACAGGGACCTCACCGATGCGCTTTGCTGGTTTGCCTTGCCCGAGGACTTGGAGCGCTACCTCTTCTGTTGGATCGCAAGAGAGCTGGGACAACCAACGAGAGCTTTTGACAAGGAAAAGCCATGCCTGTCGCCGCATTGGCTTGCTCAGCGCTTGATTGGAAGTTTGATATCTGCACACGCTTCGTGGTCCCCTAGCGACGGCGATCCGGCGCTACAGTGCTTCCAGAAGGCAGTGATGGACTTTGGGGATCATCGGCTTGGTCAAGGCCATAGAGGCTTGTTCATGTCTGCGTACGTCGCTCTGGCACGATTCTTGAGACATGACTATTCTCCACCAAGTAGCGAGCAGCTTTACGACTTCGCAGTGGAGCAGTTATGGCGCCGAGAAAAGGACGGGTACGAAGAGCGAGCCAGATGGCCGCTATATGATCCTGCCAGACCTACGGCCGACCTGCTCCTGTCCTGGCTTCAGGACCCAGAGAGCCCATTGCATGCTATTTTCTCTGCAAAGGCTGCTAAAGCGAACGCCTTGGCGCAGGACATTCTGCGTGGTTCCGTGATATTCCGTCTGCAGGGCTACGATGAGAAAGCGCAATGGCTCGAACAAATTGTAGAGTCTCAATGCAAGGCTGTTTGGTTCCACAGGGCAAAGATCTACCGGTCGCACGAGGATGATCCGAAGGTATGTTTGTAGGGTATACCTAACGCTTCGTGAGCCACAGCAAAGGCATGTCTTACGATGACGTGCTGGACACCTGCTCCTTAATGACTCTTGTAGGTATACACTAACACGGGAACAGATGGGTAGCTTACGCCACGCTGGCGACTCCATCTAGCACATACGAAGACAACCATGCTTCCAACTCAAGATCGTGTCGCCTACTTCCTCTCCTGTTGCAGATACTGCGCAACCACTTCCCGCGCCCATACCTCTGGCCCGGCGAAATCCCAACCCAGCTTCTCCGCTGTGCTCCTACTATCGAAGTTCAGCTTCATGCTCTCCTGCTCCACCAACGGCTTCAGGACACCCCCTTCAACCTCCTTGGGGAACAATTCCCGCATGTGCCTCCCTACTTCACTCCACTCCCATCCTTTGCCATCATTACCGACCAGCACCAATACGTCCCCATCCTTCACCTTCCCAGACCCCAACGCCACCACATGCGCCCGCGCCACATCCTCAACCCAGATCGCGCAACTCACATGCGGTGCCGCCGGCGGCGCGCCCAGCTTCACTCCTTTCGCAACATCAACCGTCGCACGACTCGTTGTCCTCATCAAGTCGTCCAGATTCTCGCACAACTCATGAGAACCCTGTACATAACCCGGACAGACATGCACGATGCCAAAACCCCGCCTCGCCTCTTTCATGTACTCGTTCGCAGCAGAGATGGCGAGGATCTTGGACATGTTGTAAGCCTGGTACGCATCTGTCACTGCTTCTGCCTGTTCCATAGTTGGGCAGGATCGGATCTCTGTTGCGCCTGCTGTAGGGTTGGAGAGACTGGCGAGGACAGCGCCGGAGGAAGTGATGACCACACGTTTCACGGTCCCGGAGTGTGATGCGGCTTTCAGGATGTTGAGAGTTCCCTCCACTGCTGGGTCGTAGTATACTTCTTTCCAGGATTTGCCGGAGGCGGTTGCTTGTTGCGTATTCTGCTTCATTGGGATGGGACTTGCCACGTGAATGATGTAGGTACAGTCTTGTGCGGCGGAGTCGTAGGCTTGTGGGGCAGTCATGTCTGGAATCGTTATGAAGGTGACATTTGCTAGGTAAGGTTGCATGGACGGTGCTTTCCGGATTTGCTTTTCTTGTTCGGGTCGACGGATTGCGACTTTGACGTTGTAGCCTGCTTGCAAAGATTGGAGGAGAGTGCGGAACCCGATGTGGCCTGTTGCGCCTGTGATGAGGATGGTTTGTGGCATGGCTCTTGTGCTTGTCGGTGGTGGAAAGTCAACCCTCAGGGAAATCGCTGACGTTCGTGGTGCAGTCGTATCGGCGGAAATGTTCGAAATGTATTCAAAGGCTGTGAGGAGCAGGTGAGGTGTTGTTGACTTTTATGTTTTGCGCTCATGCAGGTACTGAAAGCTTGGGAAGCAGCCACTTAGGGCAGGTACCCTCCGCGGTGACCGTTTCGGGAGCGAAATCGGAAAGAGCGGCAGTGATCAACAGTGACTGCGACAATTTTAACGGAATTGGGTATCGTACACAACGCACACTCACACACACAGATCTACTCATGGCGACGATTCTTCTGGCGGGGCCCGCCGAAGTCGCCTCAGTACCCTCCCGATGTCTCTGATATATTTGAGATGCATCGCGGATTCTCGTACTCCTCCTGCCCACCCATAGGCCAGATCGGCACAAAGCAGACCTGGTTGTAATCGCAGCCGCGACACCTCACATTCGCGTCCTGTGTATGCGACATAGTGGAGAGGAGGCGTCGTCAGCGCCTGGTTCTGCATACCGATAAGGCACCGGGGATAAAATGTGGTCGCTCGGCCGAGGTATGCTCTGTGTAGCGTGCAGTCAAGACGACGATCGACGCGGCGGTCATGCTTAAGGTGTTGATGCAGAGGTGAAGTGCGGTCGTCATGCAAAGACACCAGGGTTGACTTCAGAGTTTCGGTTCCAGCACGGGCCAGACGGCGACGACAAGGTGAGACATCCATATTGTTTTCTTGTCTCCTGATGTTTCCTGCAACGTACCTCATCCACAACATCATCCTCGGTGGCTTGCTGGTCATTGCCCAACGTCTCTCATGGCCCTTTGACGACCGGCATCGAATCTTGAAGCATCAACACTCTGGGCCTCGTCCACGCCCGGACCCATGATATCACCATCCGCGACACGACATCGAAGCGAAGCTGCATTTCTCGTAGCACCACACCGGCAAGAAGCATGACGACGACATCGGCGCGGGCTGCTACATGTATGTGCAGAGGCATAGAGCAAGAGGTGGGTCGAGTGGTATACCGCGGCATACATTGCAGTAGGAAGAGTGGAAGAGGTGCTCTTTGCACAGACTGCCGGTCTTCCTCGCTTGGCAGTATAATCGCTTCCACGAGATGGCAGGATCTTCTCCGGTGTTTCCACTTTTCACGCCATCCTCATCACAACCTCGTGCATCTCGCTTCTCCCTTCCGGACGATCAGGCACATGGCCTTCATGTGCCGTGTAAAGTAGGCCGCCTCGGGCGTGGATCCTGCTGCAGGTAAGATGCAAACAATTGTACGTCAGGACGACCTCTTCTCGGATCACAGTCCACCAGTTGGTCACACCACGACCCGACACCGCGTGTGGATAGCGGGCCTCACGCCATATCCGTATGTCCCTTCTGTCCTTCTGCACAGAATTTGCTCTGTCAGCATGCCTCCTTTAAGTATTGAACCTCTCTTTCAGCCTCTCAGTATGGAACAGCCTTACAAGAGCATTGCCAAGACCTTCAGCTACCATGACTTCGCTACCACGTGGAATGGAACATGTCGATCGCCGCGAGCTCTATACTTCCTTGCCTGCCAGGGTGACGTACCTTCATGAGTTTCGGGTGTTTGGACCAGGTGAGGACTTCAATTATCTTGATCCAAGCATTCTACCGACATACCCTAGACGATGTCGAGGCACTCATCGATAGCCAAGTATATATCAAGACGATCATTCCAGCCATCGTCAACATGGTCTACAAAAAGCTTCTCAAACACGACATTACCGCACGAGTATTTTCGAATCGAGACAGTCGCAGCGAGGAGAACCCCGACACATTTGTATCCGAAGAAAGCAGTGCGATCCAGAATCGAAAGATGTTCCTCCGATGGTATCTCACCAAGTTGAATTCGGACCCTAGTAAGATGGAGTACTGGGAGTACCTCGACAAGGTCGGTTTGATGCACGTTGGTAAAGGGCGACGCAACCCTCTTCACGTCGATTATGTTTTCCTCGGAGCTTGCCTCGGCTATATTCAGGACGCGATGATGGAGTCAATTCTTTCACATCCGAAGTTGCACCGTACGCGGAAGATCGCGATTGTCAAGGCTATCAATAAAGTTATATAGATCCAGAACGATCTGCTGGCGCGATGGCACGTACGAGACGGAGACGAATACCTCGATGAAGCGGATGAGGAAAACATCACAGCACAGGCACAAGAGCCGGAAGGCTATCTGCATGGCAAGAAAATCTTGGGCGATGGCCACTCAGACAGCGGTGCAGATGACTCGTCGATTCACACCAACGGCACGAGCAACACGAGCGGAAGTGGAAAGACAAGTCTTGGCCGAAACATCGAAGATATCGAAGGATCCCAGATGCGCTGTCCGTTCGGTGGTCTGGCGATCGGAGACCAGCGGGCAGAGATGACAAGGCCGTCACTCAAAGGCATGATGGACGAGGTGAGGCAGCATCCATCGTCTCCAAGCGGGATTCCCAAGCTCCGTCTCGTGGACAGGAAGACAGTCTGTAAGGAGAACTTGAAGCCGGACCCCTTTCGCTGACGATGGACAAGCGCCGTAAACCTGGACTCCCTCCACGCAGTGTCAGCACGCCCGCCCCAGGCCTACAGCGGCGACATGGAACACCCTTTGGCAGCATCAAACTCAAGAACCAAGCTCTCGCATATGATCGGAAATACCTCGAACACCTGGGCCTGCCGCCTAGTAACCAAGCGACTATCAACAGCGTCTCAGCAATACCTCATCTCCCAGCACTCCCATAGCGATAATAACAACGGCAGACAGCACGGTCAACACCATACTCTACATTTATACCCTCGTCTAACTCTCAGCAGTCTATGCTCTATACAGTAATCTATTTCCGCCCTGCAAGATCCCGCGACAAACCCTTCAACGCCTGTACGATTGCATGTCTGCCATCGTAGACTGGGTACACAACGACTGTGAAGAAGGCCAACCACTGCCATATCAAGGCCATCGTTACCCAACCGCCGAAGAAGCTCTTGGTGAAGACCCAGTCGCGGTAGAATGGCATTGGCCAGAGAACAATGGTGACCAGAATATTGACGAGGAGGAAGGTGACAGCGATCTTGAGCCTAGAAGTCGGGGATTTAGTGGATGTTCAGTGGAGAGGGGATAGAGCCATGTCGTCGAATACTTACCAATGTTTGATGTGTTTGATCGTTTCCTCGCCAAAGGGGTGAACGACATCGTCGAGGTCCGCTTGTGCCTTGTTCTTGGCTGGTGGCTGCTGACTGCTCACGCTCTCTGGACCTTTACCCTCGACAAAGGCAGGCTTCTCCTCGTTCTGGAAGTCGTCGGATAAGCTGACAGCAATCGTGCTTGGCCGCGATGAGACCGTGGGCGTTTTGTCCTCGATCAGCTCCATCCTCAGGAACTCCCGCCAGTCGAAGCGTGATGGCTTTGCCAGAGATATGACTACGGAATACACCAGAGGCGAGAAGAAAGAGGTCGTAGCGCCATACAGACCAGGCAGCTGCAGCTGAGTCGTATCAATATCAATCGCACCACCATACCGCCAACTCAGCGACAACCACACCCCAAGTCCCGAACAAAGCCCCAGCAACGGCGCCAAAATCGCAGCAAGCCTCGTCTGCCTCTCCCAAACAATCGTAAGCATCATCGGGAAAATCCCCGGACACGCCACAATCGGCCTGACATACGTCGCCCAATTATTCGCCGCCCCGGCATACTGCAACATCACCGCGAATCCCGCCATGAAGCAGCCATGAAAGACCACGCCGAGATGACTGATTTGCAGTGTTTTGCGGTCGCTGGCGAGAGGGTTGAAGTAGGTGCGGTAGAAGTCGAGGGAGATGATGCTGCTGACGGCGATCATGGAGGAGGAGACGGTGCTGGTTATGGCCATGAAGATGAGAACGAGGAGGGCTGCGGTGGCGGGTTTGCCGAGGAGGGAGGCGAGGACAAAGGGCATTACGAGGCCTTGGTTTATTTGTGTTGGGGTTAGGGTGGAGGGGTAGGTGAGCCAGATGGGGGTTTTTTCGATGGCGCGGGCGGAGAGGCCTATGATTGTTCCTGTTGAGGGGACGGGAGTTAGTTATGTGGGTATGGCTCAGCTAATGGCTTGTGGTCTTGAGGGGCGTACCAGTGCACCATGGAATGGCGATGATTGCTATGGATGCGAGGTCGTAGCCTGGGACTGTAGCGTGTACTTCGGCCGCGAAGGACATCTGCCAGAAGGCCGTGTCCATGATTACCAGGGCAAGATTGCCAAGCTTTAGCACCAGACCAAAAAGTATGGCTGTTCCATTGTCACTAATGATCTTATGTAGACGACTTCACTGGGAGCATACCACTCTTTGACTTGAAAGAGAGCAATGAGCCCATGTAGTTGCCCTCGATGTAGTCATCTGCCGCCATAACCTTTTCGTACAGACCAGATGGTCCGCCAATATGCTCGCTGCTCAGCACAGCGATAGCGAAGTAAATCAGCAGTATCAGCGCGATACTGGTATGAAGAAAGTCCGTCAAGAACGTGGCCTTCAATCCTCCCACAGCCGTGTAGATTACGACTCCAGCCGGTATAAGCACAGCCGCTGCAATCACATGCATCCCCGTCATGCCAGTAACCAATTGAGAGCCAGCCAGAATCATGTTCCCACATCCGAAAATGTTATTAACGAGATTCATAACGATGAAGAGTCCATGGGCATAACTTCCATATCGTTTCCGCATGAACTCTAGTGATGTGTGCGCATACGGCACACGAAGCTTTGCAACG includes these proteins:
- a CDS encoding Ketoreductase CTB6, which gives rise to MPQTILITGATGHIGFRTLLQSLQAGYNVKVAIRRPEQEKQIRKAPSMQPYLANVTFITIPDMTAPQAYDSAAQDCTYIIHVASPIPMKQNTQQATASGKSWKEVYYDPAVEGTLNILKAASHSGTVKRVVITSSGAVLASLSNPTAGATEIRSCPTMEQAEAVTDAYQAYNMSKILAISAANEYMKEARRGFGIVHVCPGYVQGSHELCENLDDLMRTTSRATVDVAKGVKLGAPPAAPHVSCAIWVEDVARAHVVALGSGKVKDGDVLVLVGNDGKGWEWSEVGRHMRELFPKEVEGGVLKPLVEQESMKLNFDSRSTAEKLGWDFAGPEVWAREVVAQYLQQERK
- a CDS encoding Urea active transporter, producing MDTAFWQMSFAAEVHATVPGYDLASIAIIAIPWCTGTIIGLSARAIEKTPIWLTYPSTLTPTQINQGLVMPFVLASLLGKPATAALLVLIFMAITSTVSSSMIAVSSIISLDFYRTYFNPLASDRKTLQISHLGVVFHGCFMAGFAVMLQYAGAANNWATYVRPIVACPGIFPMMLTIVWERQTRLAAILAPLLGLCSGLGVWLSLSWRYGGAIDIDTTQLQLPGLYGATTSFFSPLVYSVVISLAKPSRFDWREFLRMELIEDKTPTVSSRPSTIAVSLSDDFQNEEKPAFVEGKGPESVSSQQPPAKNKAQADLDDVVHPFGEETIKHIKHWLKIAVTFLLVNILVTIVLWPMPFYRDWVFTKSFFGGWVTMALIWQWLAFFTVVVYPVYDGRHAIVQALKGLSRDLAGRK
- a CDS encoding putative urea active transporter 1 — protein: MAVELLSQATGHGVIIGLSILFCLIILAAVRIQKRYLSEDSDQSEMFMVANRSVGTGLTCSAVFSSWMWINESVFSAAYTYKWGVALPIWWASGLSFQIALMAVLGIVAKLRVPYAHTSLEFMRKRYGSYAHGLFIVMNLVNNIFGCGNMILAGSQLVTGMTGMHVIAAAVLIPAGVVIYTAVGGLKATFLTDFLHTSIALILLIYFAIAVLSSEHIGGPSGLYEKVMAADDYIEGNYMGSLLSFKSKSGMLPVKSST